AGTCAGGATGCCAGATCTTCAACTGGACTAAGGCATGTTGCCTTTTCATGAATTAGATGGTGCCTTACCATGCAGAGGCCGAGAGCTCTTCGTTGCCTTAGGTTTATGGATTAGCAGCAGCAAATGCCTATATCTTAACCTTCCCAGTGTTAACAAAACATCAGAatatgaagaggaaaaacagacagGAGCACTGAAACTTTTCTGTACAAATCTTACACCAGTTTCTAGCTTCACTGAAGGTGAACAATTAGTTCAATTAGGACTGTCTGCAATAATACCAGTGCACATcaagcagaaaacactgctttgccCATGTGGGAAACTGCCTGGTGGGCATGGCATCCAAGCACTTAATTtacttgtaaataaataattacaaagaaatggagaaaagaaacacttaCTTGGTCCAAGACCTATGGAAAATGCAGCAACATAAACAAGCAGGCTGGCCAGAGAGACCCATTTCAAGACAACGGGAACCTCCCCACTCTCTGTGTGAGACCCCATCCTGCTTTTGCCTCCTGCTGGGGTGGTCCTGTTCAGTTCTCCTATCCTGGTGACATCAGGGTTTCTCTGTATGTCGAGTAAGAGTCTTTCTGGCAAAGCCATACTAGAAAAGAGGTCCTTAAGGCTCCCATTGGTGACACCAGTGAGGTTTCCTGGTCTCTGATAGGTATCCTCTGGAGACTGGCTTCTACAGATATTGGTGAAATTCATTTGTATATTACGGTTCACTAAGCCCATAGTGACCAACGATACTGCCATAACAGAAGAGCCAATACACAGAAAAGTTTTACTTCCAATCTTATCTACAAAAACTGTGGCTGGAACTGTGCTGACCACTTTAACCACTCCAACTCCAGTAGAAGCCAAGCTGGCAGCTTCATTGCTCTGAAACCCAACTGACTTCAAAACAGTTgatgcataaaataaaatgttaggTTGCCCGGTTGTTTGCACAAAAAAGACTAGTGTGAGCCCTACCAGCATTCGGGCCCTCATGTTGTTCTTCGCACGAAACAGGTCCATGAAACTATACTGATGTTCATCTTTCAGGGAAGACTTGATAACAGTGAGTTCTTTAGTAGCATCTGAAGTTTCCCGTAGTCTCTCCAGTATTTTTCTTGCAGcttcatcattatttttcataacaAGAAAACGTGGGCTTGGTGGAAGAAAATACATGGCAATAGCCTGCAAGGCACCTAATGGAATTACAAGGCCGAACATATATTTCCAGCCATGAGATATGCTGGCAAATGCGTAATTTGAAATATAGGCAAAAAGAATTCCTATCACGATCATGAGTTCATT
This region of Excalfactoria chinensis isolate bCotChi1 chromosome 3, bCotChi1.hap2, whole genome shotgun sequence genomic DNA includes:
- the SLC2A12 gene encoding solute carrier family 2, facilitated glucose transporter member 12; its protein translation is MVPVQSAEELGQQCQAMRAGEDEEGGRGSRHLHQLPAAAGCGTFTLLSSATAAVSGLLMGYELGLISGALLQMSSILALSCKEQEIVVSSLLFGALFASLTGGFLIDRFGRRFAIIIASSLLVMGSLILLPHESFGILIVGRIAIGISISLSSIATCVYIAEIAPQHRRGLLVSLNELMIVIGILFAYISNYAFASISHGWKYMFGLVIPLGALQAIAMYFLPPSPRFLVMKNNDEAARKILERLRETSDATKELTVIKSSLKDEHQYSFMDLFRAKNNMRARMLVGLTLVFFVQTTGQPNILFYASTVLKSVGFQSNEAASLASTGVGVVKVVSTVPATVFVDKIGSKTFLCIGSSVMAVSLVTMGLVNRNIQMNFTNICRSQSPEDTYQRPGNLTGVTNGSLKDLFSSMALPERLLLDIQRNPDVTRIGELNRTTPAGGKSRMGSHTESGEVPVVLKWVSLASLLVYVAAFSIGLGPMSWLVLSEIFPGGIRGRAMALTSSMNWGINLLISLTFLTITELIGLSWVCFIYTAMSLASLAFVIVFIPETKGCSLEQISMELAKDKYTKTPLCWMSQRREKLVPVELPNRENEQIY